In the genome of Polaribacter atrinae, one region contains:
- the uvrC gene encoding excinuclease ABC subunit UvrC, which produces MPTPLELQIKTLPNEPGVYQYFDKEDVIIYVGKAKNLKKRVASYFNKNHENGKTRVLVKKIVRIKHIVVNTETDALLLENNLIKKYKPRYNVLLKDDKSYPWLCIKKERFPRVFMTRRVIKDGSEYFGPYTSIKTVRILLDLIKELYPLRTCKYDLSHQNVNEGKYKVCLEYHLKNCKGACEGLETESHYNNSIAEIRNIIKGNFKESLEKFQKMMLDFAEKMEFEEAQKIKEKLHLLGNYQSKSTIINPSINNVDVFSIISDETHGYANFLKISNGSIIQSHTTEIKKKLDESDKELLELFIVEIRQRFDSQSPEIYVPFKVNLGENVKVTIPKLGDKKRIVELSERNAKYYRQEQFKQVQIVDPDRHVKRIMAQMKKDLRLHVEPRHIECFDNSNIQGTNPVAACVVFKDGKPSKKDYRHYNIKTVDGPDDFASMEEVVYRRYKRLLEEEQPLPQLIIVDGGKGQLSSGLKALESLGLRGKIAIIGIAKRLEEIYYPGDPIPLYLDKKSETLKITQYLRNEAHRFGITFHRNKRSKSAIKSELEQIPDVGAQTITTLLRKFKSAKRVKEASLEELKEVIGNARAIKVYEYFQPKKK; this is translated from the coding sequence ATGCCTACACCTTTAGAACTACAAATTAAAACTTTACCAAATGAACCCGGAGTTTATCAGTACTTTGATAAAGAAGATGTTATTATTTATGTAGGTAAAGCTAAAAATTTAAAAAAAAGAGTCGCTTCTTATTTTAATAAGAATCACGAAAATGGCAAGACTAGAGTTTTAGTTAAAAAGATTGTTCGTATAAAGCATATTGTTGTAAATACAGAAACAGATGCTTTATTATTAGAGAATAATCTGATTAAAAAATACAAACCACGTTACAATGTTTTACTAAAGGATGACAAGTCTTATCCTTGGCTTTGCATTAAAAAAGAACGTTTTCCGAGAGTTTTTATGACGCGTAGGGTGATTAAAGATGGCTCTGAATATTTTGGTCCTTATACTTCTATAAAAACGGTTCGTATTTTATTAGACTTAATTAAAGAATTGTATCCACTAAGAACGTGTAAGTACGATTTAAGTCATCAGAATGTAAATGAAGGAAAGTATAAAGTTTGTTTAGAATATCATTTAAAAAACTGTAAAGGTGCTTGTGAAGGCTTAGAAACAGAAAGTCATTATAATAATTCTATAGCAGAAATTAGAAATATTATAAAAGGAAATTTTAAAGAAAGCTTAGAGAAGTTTCAGAAAATGATGTTGGACTTTGCTGAGAAAATGGAGTTTGAGGAGGCTCAAAAAATTAAAGAGAAATTACATCTGTTAGGCAATTATCAATCTAAAAGTACCATTATAAATCCGTCTATAAATAATGTAGATGTTTTTTCTATTATTTCTGATGAAACACATGGATATGCTAATTTCTTAAAAATTTCTAATGGATCAATCATCCAGTCTCATACAACAGAAATCAAGAAAAAATTAGACGAATCTGATAAAGAATTATTAGAGTTGTTTATTGTTGAAATTAGACAGCGATTCGATTCTCAGTCACCAGAAATTTATGTACCTTTTAAAGTGAATTTAGGAGAGAATGTAAAAGTAACCATTCCTAAATTAGGCGATAAAAAGCGCATTGTAGAACTGTCTGAAAGAAATGCAAAATACTATAGACAAGAACAATTTAAGCAAGTACAAATTGTAGATCCAGATAGGCATGTAAAGAGAATTATGGCGCAAATGAAAAAGGATTTGCGTTTGCATGTAGAACCACGTCATATAGAGTGTTTCGATAACTCTAACATTCAGGGTACAAATCCTGTTGCTGCTTGTGTAGTTTTTAAAGACGGAAAACCAAGTAAAAAAGATTACAGGCATTACAATATTAAAACCGTTGATGGACCAGACGATTTTGCATCTATGGAAGAGGTTGTTTACAGAAGGTACAAGCGTTTGTTAGAAGAAGAACAACCTTTGCCACAATTAATTATTGTGGATGGTGGAAAAGGACAATTATCATCTGGTTTAAAAGCGTTAGAAAGTTTAGGTTTAAGGGGCAAAATAGCCATTATAGGTATTGCAAAACGTTTAGAAGAAATTTATTATCCAGGAGATCCAATACCTTTATATTTAGATAAAAAATCTGAAACGTTAAAGATTACGCAGTACCTAAGAAATGAGGCACATAGATTCGGAATTACGTTTCATAGAAATAAACGAAGTAAAAGTGCTATAAAATCTGAACTAGAGCAAATACCAGATGTTGGTGCGCAAACTATTACAACTTTATTACGTAAATTTAAGTCGGCAAAACGTGTTAAAGAAGCTTCTTTAGAAGAACTAAAAGAAGTTATAGGAAACGCAAGAGCTATAAAAGTATATGAATATTTTCAACCGAAGAAAAAATGA
- a CDS encoding sensor histidine kinase, with protein sequence MEKLFIQENQVILIALTGVILLLFMGVTLLLFFFTSRKKIVDKELEKKKLEVSHQKEIIQSIIITQEEERKRIAQDLHDDISSKLNVINLNANLLKDGDLSPEEYIVVNNDILEATDKTLESARKIAHNLLPPILEEFGFKDAVEELADSFNNSRKINISYNIKYNKKHLNPQNELHLFRINQELINNSVRHGKAKNSTINISHKDDKLIFSYTDNGIGFNSAKNENKKGLGMKNIESRVSLLNGRYSVGSEVGKGFNILIVI encoded by the coding sequence ATGGAAAAACTCTTTATTCAAGAAAACCAAGTGATACTTATCGCCTTAACAGGGGTTATATTACTTCTTTTTATGGGAGTTACACTCTTACTATTTTTCTTTACCTCAAGAAAAAAAATAGTAGATAAAGAGCTAGAAAAAAAGAAATTAGAAGTATCACATCAAAAAGAAATTATACAATCTATCATTATAACTCAAGAAGAAGAGCGCAAACGTATTGCACAAGATTTACATGATGATATTAGCTCTAAACTTAATGTAATTAACCTAAATGCAAACCTTTTAAAAGACGGAGATTTGTCTCCAGAAGAATACATAGTAGTTAATAATGACATTTTAGAAGCAACTGATAAAACTTTAGAAAGTGCTCGTAAAATTGCACATAATTTACTACCACCAATTTTAGAAGAATTTGGGTTTAAAGACGCCGTAGAAGAACTTGCAGACTCTTTTAATAATAGTAGAAAAATTAATATATCATACAACATAAAATACAACAAGAAACATTTAAACCCACAAAACGAATTACACCTTTTTAGAATTAATCAAGAATTAATCAATAATTCTGTAAGACATGGTAAAGCAAAAAATAGCACTATAAATATATCTCATAAAGACGATAAACTTATTTTTAGTTATACAGATAATGGCATTGGTTTTAATTCTGCTAAAAACGAGAATAAAAAAGGACTTGGTATGAAAAATATAGAAAGTAGGGTTTCTTTATTGAATGGTCGATATAGTGTTGGAAGTGAAGTAGGAAAAGGATTCAATATTTTAATTGTAATATAA
- a CDS encoding inorganic phosphate transporter — translation MGDPYILMLVALAVLAIVDLVIGVSNDAVNFLNSAIGSKAISVRNIMIIASLGVFFGAVTSSGMMEVARKGIFNPDMFMFQDIMFIFMAVMITDILLLDIFNTLGMPTSTTVSIVFELLGAAVCISLIKISANDSQSISDIWNYINHEKAFEIINGILLSVVVAFSVGAIVQFVSRLIYTFNFNKRATYISALFGGFAITAITYFIIIKGMKGTPWYDDIAHLIEGNTLAIILGSFVIWAIISQVLIQFFKVNILKLIIGVGTFSLAMAFSGNDLVNFVGVPIAAWNSYQSWSISGVDANAFSMGILAKKVPSNIWLLLIAGAIMVVTLWTSSKAQNVIKTGIDLSRQGEGHEKFQPNPLSRIVVRFAMGLNFGLGKIFPKKALNYVDSKFQKPVIELPKDKTYELPAFDLVRASVNLIVAGILISVATSMKLPLSTTYVTFMVAMGTSLADRAWGRESAVYRVAGVINVVGGWFLTAITAFLASALVAYLISWDMVMIPILLALVAFLIGRNSLIHRRKSKEVKKQVYIERAELITINGVIEESADHISEVINRVNKLYTNVVNDLANHDLNKLRKTDKHVAKLNDEIDGLKDGVFYFIKSLDETSVEASRFYIMVLGYLQDIAQSISYISRASYKHVNNNHKNLKKGQIKDLKTIDVALSALLTKEAAIFENRELDNLNSLLIEKNELLQSVRSSIEKQVARIRTDETSPKNTTLYFSVLLETKDLIKALMSLLETYEEFHLSTKQVKL, via the coding sequence ATGGGAGATCCATATATTTTAATGTTAGTAGCTCTAGCTGTTTTAGCTATAGTAGATTTAGTTATAGGCGTTAGTAATGACGCTGTTAACTTCTTAAATTCAGCCATAGGCTCAAAAGCAATATCCGTAAGAAATATTATGATAATTGCTAGTTTAGGGGTGTTTTTTGGAGCCGTTACCTCTAGTGGAATGATGGAAGTTGCACGTAAAGGAATTTTTAATCCTGACATGTTTATGTTCCAAGATATTATGTTCATTTTTATGGCCGTAATGATTACAGATATTTTATTGCTAGATATCTTTAATACACTCGGAATGCCTACTTCTACCACCGTTTCTATTGTATTTGAACTTTTAGGAGCTGCCGTTTGTATTTCTTTAATAAAGATATCGGCTAATGATTCTCAATCTATTTCAGATATTTGGAATTACATCAACCATGAAAAAGCTTTTGAAATTATCAATGGAATATTATTATCCGTTGTTGTAGCATTCTCTGTAGGAGCAATTGTACAATTTGTATCTAGGTTAATTTATACGTTCAACTTTAATAAAAGAGCAACTTATATTAGTGCTTTGTTTGGTGGATTTGCAATTACTGCAATTACCTACTTTATCATTATAAAAGGAATGAAAGGAACTCCTTGGTATGATGATATTGCACATTTAATTGAAGGAAACACTTTAGCTATTATTTTAGGAAGCTTTGTTATCTGGGCTATAATTTCTCAAGTATTAATTCAATTTTTTAAAGTAAATATTTTAAAACTGATTATTGGAGTTGGTACATTTTCTTTAGCAATGGCCTTTTCTGGAAATGATTTAGTAAACTTTGTTGGTGTACCAATTGCTGCATGGAACTCTTACCAATCTTGGAGTATCTCTGGTGTTGATGCCAATGCATTCTCTATGGGAATATTAGCAAAAAAAGTACCTTCTAACATTTGGTTATTATTAATAGCAGGTGCTATTATGGTGGTTACTTTATGGACTTCTAGTAAAGCACAAAATGTAATAAAAACAGGTATCGATTTATCTCGTCAGGGAGAAGGGCATGAAAAATTTCAGCCAAATCCTTTATCTAGAATTGTGGTAAGATTTGCAATGGGTCTTAACTTTGGACTTGGTAAAATCTTCCCTAAAAAGGCATTGAATTATGTAGATTCTAAATTTCAAAAGCCAGTAATAGAATTGCCAAAAGATAAAACGTATGAGTTACCTGCTTTCGATTTAGTAAGAGCTTCTGTTAACTTAATTGTTGCTGGTATCTTAATCTCTGTTGCAACTTCTATGAAATTGCCACTGTCTACTACCTATGTAACATTTATGGTTGCTATGGGTACTTCTTTAGCAGATAGAGCTTGGGGACGTGAAAGTGCAGTTTACAGAGTTGCCGGAGTAATAAATGTTGTTGGTGGTTGGTTCTTAACTGCAATTACGGCATTTTTAGCTTCTGCTTTAGTAGCGTACTTAATTAGTTGGGATATGGTTATGATTCCTATTCTATTAGCACTTGTTGCTTTCTTAATTGGAAGAAACAGCTTAATTCATAGAAGAAAATCTAAAGAAGTAAAAAAACAAGTATATATAGAAAGAGCAGAATTAATTACAATTAATGGTGTAATTGAAGAAAGTGCAGATCATATTTCTGAAGTAATAAACCGTGTAAATAAATTATATACCAATGTTGTAAATGATTTAGCAAACCACGATTTAAATAAATTACGTAAAACAGATAAACACGTTGCCAAACTTAATGATGAAATAGATGGATTAAAAGATGGCGTTTTCTATTTTATTAAATCTTTAGACGAAACTTCTGTAGAAGCAAGTAGGTTTTACATTATGGTTTTAGGATATTTACAAGACATAGCACAATCTATTAGTTATATTTCTAGAGCTAGCTATAAACATGTAAACAACAATCATAAAAATTTAAAGAAAGGTCAAATAAAAGATTTAAAAACGATTGATGTTGCCTTATCTGCTTTATTAACTAAAGAAGCAGCTATTTTCGAAAATAGAGAATTAGACAATTTAAACAGCCTATTAATAGAAAAGAATGAGTTGTTACAAAGCGTAAGATCTTCTATTGAAAAACAAGTTGCAAGAATTAGAACAGATGAAACGAGTCCTAAAAACACAACTTTATACTTTAGTGTATTGTTAGAAACAAAAGATTTAATTAAAGCTTTAATGAGCTTGTTAGAAACTTATGAAGAGTTTCACTTAAGCACAAAACAAGTAAAATTATAA
- a CDS encoding lipoprotein signal peptidase has translation MSKKSLAILIILIAIILDQVIKIYVKTHFILGEEVVVFDWFRIHFTENNGMAMGFEFGGKGGKLFLTLFRLVAVSGIIYWLIQNIKKKVHNAVIIAIALIFSGAVGNIIDSVFYGVIFDGSNHKVATLFTDKPYGELFHGRVVDMFYFPLWEGVLPDWIPFIGGEMFTFFQYIFNPADAFISVGVALLFIFSKQAFPKDEPVIVKE, from the coding sequence ATGTCAAAAAAGAGTCTTGCTATTCTAATAATTCTTATCGCAATTATTTTAGATCAAGTAATTAAAATTTATGTAAAAACACACTTTATTTTAGGTGAAGAAGTGGTTGTTTTCGATTGGTTTAGAATCCATTTTACAGAAAACAATGGGATGGCAATGGGTTTTGAGTTTGGTGGTAAAGGTGGTAAACTTTTTTTAACATTGTTTAGATTGGTTGCTGTATCCGGAATTATCTATTGGTTAATACAAAACATTAAAAAGAAAGTACACAATGCTGTAATTATAGCGATTGCTTTAATTTTTTCTGGTGCAGTTGGTAATATCATAGATTCTGTTTTCTACGGAGTTATTTTTGATGGATCTAACCATAAAGTAGCAACACTATTTACAGACAAACCTTATGGCGAATTATTTCATGGTAGGGTAGTAGATATGTTTTATTTTCCTTTATGGGAAGGTGTTTTACCAGATTGGATTCCTTTTATTGGTGGAGAAATGTTTACTTTCTTTCAATATATATTTAATCCTGCAGATGCTTTTATAAGTGTTGGGGTTGCCTTATTATTTATCTTTAGCAAACAAGCTTTTCCTAAAGATGAACCAGTTATTGTAAAAGAATAA
- a CDS encoding TraR/DksA family transcriptional regulator: protein MSDVKLKYSAEDLQEFKAIIDKKITRAQEDLALLKAAYKNDSDNGTNDTSHSFKSFDEGSEVMNKEANVQLAIRQEKFIRDLKNALLRIENKTYGVCRVTGKLIQKERLRIVPHATLSIEAKRKQ from the coding sequence ATGTCAGACGTAAAACTAAAATATTCAGCGGAAGACCTACAAGAGTTTAAAGCAATTATAGATAAAAAAATAACTAGAGCACAAGAAGATTTAGCGTTGTTAAAAGCGGCTTATAAAAATGATTCTGATAACGGTACAAATGATACTTCACATTCATTTAAATCTTTTGATGAAGGCTCTGAGGTGATGAACAAAGAAGCCAATGTTCAGTTAGCTATAAGACAAGAAAAGTTTATTAGAGACTTAAAAAATGCTTTGTTACGTATAGAGAATAAGACGTATGGTGTTTGTAGAGTAACGGGTAAATTAATACAGAAAGAACGTTTAAGAATAGTACCTCATGCAACTTTAAGTATTGAGGCTAAGCGCAAACAATAA
- a CDS encoding DUF4230 domain-containing protein: protein MNSFLKYLAVFLFGFFIAKFWYDKKEKNHKQEEIQVVVASIKNMSKLVVSKGTFSEVYNYSDSKKYFYDYLSFDKKAIVTVNATVEVGYDLSKLEIQIDSIGKKIYINKIPKEEVVISPDIKYFDLQQSQFNPFSKNELNKINKKSIEKIKETIEVTDLKEKSKTRLFEELSKIYQLSAVYNWEVIDNTNSGIFNNFKD from the coding sequence ATGAATAGCTTTCTAAAATACCTTGCTGTTTTTCTTTTTGGTTTTTTTATCGCCAAGTTTTGGTATGATAAAAAAGAGAAGAATCATAAACAAGAAGAAATACAAGTAGTTGTAGCCTCAATTAAAAACATGAGTAAATTGGTTGTTTCTAAAGGAACGTTTTCTGAAGTTTACAACTATTCTGATTCTAAAAAATATTTTTACGATTATCTTTCTTTCGATAAAAAAGCCATTGTAACCGTAAATGCAACTGTAGAGGTTGGTTATGATTTATCTAAATTAGAAATTCAAATAGACTCTATAGGCAAGAAAATTTACATCAATAAAATACCGAAAGAAGAGGTTGTAATTTCTCCTGATATAAAATATTTCGATTTACAACAAAGTCAGTTTAATCCTTTTTCTAAAAACGAGTTGAATAAAATCAACAAAAAAAGCATCGAAAAAATTAAAGAAACTATTGAGGTTACTGATTTAAAGGAAAAATCAAAAACAAGATTGTTTGAAGAACTGTCTAAAATATATCAACTTTCTGCCGTTTATAATTGGGAGGTTATAGACAATACGAATTCAGGTATATTCAATAATTTTAAAGATTAA
- a CDS encoding patatin-like phospholipase family protein: protein MKKQILVFLVLLSIAVNSQGKQPKVGLVLSGGGAKGFAHIGVLKEIDKAGLQIDYIGGTSMGAIIGGLYSIGYSGDQIEQIVLETDFMTLLQDQLPRNSKPFFEKEFGEKTFITLPVNKGAIGFPVAVSKGQNVLNFLIELLSSVEGISDFKKLPIPFFCIATDVENGNAVLLEKGSLPMALRASGSFPTLLNPVVVDDKLLVDGGIANNFPISVMKSKGVDVVIGVDVEGSLYEKENLNSIVALLNQIVSYQMYKTTDMEKEKLDVYIHPVVNDYNVVSFDDKQNILEIGIKEGKKFSNVFKELAEKQVHKREHKKLNFDKEKFSITDINLSGCNIYTRAFVLGKIKIKKGDSLTRKEITKRIHFLSATKNYERITYNLTKKEDDTYNLKLNLNESSGSANLKLGIHYDYLYKSGLLANYNKKHFLLNNDMLSLNLVLGDNLRYNLDYFVDNGFYVSYGFRSRYNHFRTNSKFNSIISQFPSVSSINLKYTDITNQFFLQTTFNRRFALGLGVEYKYVKATTETIASETNEATVFDNSNYFNSFGYLKLDTYDKNYFPTKGYFADLNFKWYMVSSDHNDDFSQFAQTKGTLGFATTFLDKLTLQVTSEAGFTLNDVDSDVFDFYLGGYNQNYINTFVPFYGYEFGELSDNTYVKTELNLRYAFASKHYATFIANYGRLDENIFKNIDLFTDVKSGYAVGYSYNSLIGPLEIKYSWSPETKEQYWLFNLGFWF, encoded by the coding sequence ATGAAAAAACAAATATTAGTATTTTTAGTGTTACTTTCTATAGCTGTAAATAGTCAAGGAAAACAACCAAAAGTAGGTTTGGTTCTAAGTGGAGGAGGCGCAAAAGGTTTTGCTCATATTGGGGTTTTAAAAGAAATTGACAAAGCTGGTTTACAAATAGACTATATAGGTGGTACCAGTATGGGGGCAATTATTGGAGGTTTATATTCAATAGGATATTCTGGTGACCAGATAGAGCAGATTGTTTTAGAAACCGATTTTATGACACTTTTACAAGATCAGTTGCCAAGAAATTCTAAACCTTTTTTTGAGAAAGAGTTTGGTGAAAAAACATTTATTACTTTACCAGTTAACAAAGGAGCAATAGGTTTCCCAGTAGCGGTTTCTAAAGGTCAGAATGTATTAAATTTTTTAATAGAATTATTATCTTCTGTAGAAGGTATTTCAGATTTTAAGAAGCTACCGATTCCTTTCTTTTGCATTGCTACGGATGTAGAAAATGGGAATGCCGTTTTATTAGAAAAGGGCTCTTTACCCATGGCTTTAAGAGCTAGTGGTTCTTTCCCTACGTTATTAAACCCGGTTGTTGTAGATGATAAATTATTGGTAGATGGCGGAATAGCTAATAATTTCCCTATTAGTGTCATGAAGTCTAAAGGAGTTGATGTTGTAATAGGCGTAGATGTAGAAGGAAGTTTATATGAAAAAGAGAATCTAAATTCTATTGTAGCTCTTTTAAATCAGATAGTTAGTTATCAGATGTATAAAACTACAGACATGGAAAAAGAAAAATTAGACGTTTATATTCATCCTGTTGTTAATGATTATAATGTGGTTAGTTTTGATGACAAACAAAATATTTTAGAAATAGGAATTAAAGAAGGAAAGAAATTTAGCAATGTTTTTAAAGAATTAGCAGAAAAGCAAGTACATAAAAGAGAACATAAAAAGTTAAATTTTGATAAAGAAAAGTTTTCGATTACAGATATTAATTTGTCTGGATGTAACATCTATACAAGAGCTTTTGTTTTAGGTAAAATAAAGATAAAAAAAGGAGATAGTTTAACAAGAAAGGAAATTACAAAAAGAATTCACTTCTTATCTGCTACAAAAAATTACGAACGAATAACGTATAATTTAACAAAAAAGGAAGATGATACGTATAACCTAAAACTGAATTTAAACGAATCAAGTGGGAGTGCTAATCTAAAATTAGGTATTCATTATGATTATTTATATAAGTCTGGTCTTTTGGCAAATTATAATAAGAAACACTTTCTATTAAATAATGATATGCTTTCTTTGAACCTTGTTTTAGGAGATAATTTAAGGTATAACTTAGATTATTTTGTAGATAATGGATTTTATGTTAGTTATGGTTTTAGATCTAGGTACAATCATTTTAGAACAAACTCTAAATTTAATTCCATTATATCTCAGTTTCCTTCTGTTAGCAGTATTAATTTAAAATATACAGATATTACCAATCAATTTTTTTTGCAAACAACTTTTAATAGAAGATTTGCTCTAGGTTTAGGTGTAGAGTATAAATATGTAAAGGCAACTACAGAAACAATTGCTTCTGAAACTAATGAAGCTACTGTTTTTGATAATAGTAACTATTTTAATTCTTTTGGCTATTTAAAGTTAGATACTTATGATAAAAATTATTTTCCTACAAAAGGATATTTTGCAGACTTAAACTTTAAGTGGTACATGGTTTCATCAGATCATAATGATGATTTCTCGCAATTTGCCCAAACAAAAGGAACTTTAGGTTTTGCTACTACTTTTTTAGATAAACTTACGCTACAGGTAACAAGTGAAGCTGGTTTTACATTAAACGATGTGGATTCTGATGTTTTTGATTTTTATTTGGGAGGATACAACCAAAATTATATTAACACTTTTGTGCCTTTCTACGGCTATGAATTTGGGGAACTTTCAGATAATACTTATGTAAAGACCGAGCTTAATTTAAGATATGCTTTTGCTAGTAAACATTATGCAACCTTTATAGCCAATTACGGACGTTTAGATGAGAATATTTTTAAAAACATAGACCTTTTTACTGATGTTAAATCTGGTTACGCTGTTGGGTATAGTTATAATTCTCTTATTGGTCCTTTAGAAATAAAATATAGTTGGTCTCCAGAGACTAAAGAACAATACTGGTTATTTAATTTAGGGTTTTGGTTTTAA
- a CDS encoding response regulator transcription factor has translation MKKINIIIADDEELFRKGIRFLLERESNLNITYEAANGKELINFLSYTEQSPDIILMDLKMPEINGVEATKIIHKTHPDIKIIALTSFDGKSFITNMIDVGASSYLLKNTSPKMVIHTINEVYNKGFYYDEKVLKIIHENINSSSGKRIKIDLDKKLLSKREIDVLELICDQCTTAEIAEKLFISPRTVEGHRNNLLLKTHSKNVAGLVIYGIQKKLIEITPDFNI, from the coding sequence ATGAAAAAAATAAATATCATAATTGCCGATGATGAAGAACTTTTTAGAAAAGGTATCCGATTTTTATTAGAAAGAGAGAGTAACCTTAACATTACTTACGAAGCAGCAAACGGTAAAGAATTAATCAACTTTTTATCCTATACAGAACAATCTCCAGACATTATTTTAATGGATTTAAAAATGCCAGAAATAAATGGTGTAGAAGCTACTAAAATAATTCATAAAACACACCCAGACATTAAAATAATTGCATTAACTAGTTTTGATGGAAAATCTTTTATAACCAACATGATAGATGTTGGCGCATCTTCTTACCTACTAAAAAACACCAGTCCTAAAATGGTAATTCATACCATAAATGAAGTATATAATAAAGGATTTTATTATGATGAAAAAGTTTTAAAAATTATTCATGAAAACATTAATTCATCTAGTGGAAAACGTATCAAAATCGATTTAGACAAAAAGCTACTTTCTAAAAGAGAAATTGATGTTCTAGAGTTAATTTGCGATCAATGTACCACTGCAGAAATTGCAGAAAAACTCTTTATAAGCCCAAGAACAGTAGAAGGTCATAGAAATAATTTATTACTTAAAACACATTCTAAAAATGTTGCAGGATTGGTTATTTATGGTATTCAAAAAAAATTAATAGAAATTACACCAGATTTTAATATATAA